One Paenibacillus sp. SYP-B4298 genomic window, ACAATGGCAGCATAAGCATATCCGCCGCTTTCCTTGGCTATCGCTATTCTCTCGCCCTCCGCAGGAGCAGGGGGGCAATAGTGGGCACTACATCAATTGGCTGGAGCGTACAGGCCGACTGGATGGCTATCTGGAGCGCAGCGTATCGTATATGTATATGCGCGATCTTGGCCAAGCGGTGGATGATCCGAAGACGCAGAAGCGCATTCGGGGTATGAGCGCACGTGTCAAGCAGCGGCTCCTGTCGACGCAGAGTGGGGGCCTGGATATGCTCAACATGGCGGGTATATACAGATGGGCACAATCCGAGGGTGTTGAATCGGCGGCAATGTGGCTGATCAGCAAGCTTCATACCGTCGCGGCCCATATCCCGGAACAGATGAATGCCGAGCATGCCCAGCGCAAGCTGATCAAGATTGTTTTTGGCGTCGTGCTGCACGCGATGGAGGAGATGGAGGAGGGGCTGGAGCCCCGGGAACGGGCAGAGCGAATCAGCCAGGCGATTCGACTCGGCTATTCCTATGGCCTGACGTATCCGTTCATCGACGATCTGCTGGATGCCAAGGTGCTGAATGTAGAGGAGAAGGCGCGCTACAGTCGCCTGATCCGTGCCGCGCTCCTTCGCGGCACGGTACCGGAGCTGGAACTGGAGAACTGGAGCGATTCGAATCGGCAACTGGTTCACTATGTCCATGGCGAGCTGCGGGAAGCCTTCGAATATATTAAGGAGCAGCAACCGGCAGGGAAACGGACAGTCTTTTTCGAGCAATCCTATGTATTCTTTCACTCTCAGGAGCTGGATCGGGTCAAGTCGCTGTCCAACCCCGGCTATACAAATGAGGAGCTGTTCATTCCTGTTATTCTGAAGTCTGCCTCCTCCCGCCTGGTGGCGCGCTCCGTGCTGGGGACGGTGGAGGAGGAAGGCTTCGAGAGCCGGACGTTCTACTACGGAATCTATAACCAGTTGGCCGATGACTTCGCTGATCTGGATGCCGACCTGGAGGATGGCGCTGTGACGCCGTATACGTACTATCTCACTCATCATGACCGTCGCCCCGATCTGCTTAACCCGTTCGAGCTATATTGGACGGTCGTCTGTCATCTGATTCAACATGTCTACAAGGGTGATACCGGAGCGCGCGAGGTCATACTGGATCGCGCCATCAATGGACTGAAGCGGTTCAAGGCGCGGCTCGGGGACACAGCGTATGCGCGCCGGATGAGGCTGCTTGCACCAGATGCTCCCGCCTTCAACCGGCTCGTACAGCGAATGGTGCGGAGGGCCGATGATGTTGAGTTTCTGGACAAGCTGCTCCGCGATCAGCTTGCAGGGCAACTGAAGCAGGATCGCCAGCATCAGCAGCTCTTTCATGAGACGGTTCGCAAGGCGCGAGATCAGATTAACCGTATGTTGCCGCTAGATCGCCCTGCCGATCTGCCGCATCTGGAGGAGCCGCTGACGATGGCCGCCAATTACAGCTTGGCGAGCGGAGGCAAACGTCTGCGACCAGTGCTGACATGGGTAGTTGGTGTGCAGGAGTATGGGCTCGCGGCGGAGCAGCTCACGCCGCTGCTCCGCTCGCTGGAATATATGCATACCGCTTCTCTGATTTTTGACGATCTGCCCACACAAGATAACGCCTCGATCCGCAGAGGACAGGCAACGCTCCACTTGGTGCATGATAGCGCGACAGCCGAGCTGACCGGCTTGCTGCTTATGCAGCGGGCGGTGCAGGAGCAGGCCTCGTTGCAGTCCTTCGATCCGGGGGCAGTGCTGGCTCTGATGAAGTATTCGGCACAGCGCGCCGAGGATCTGTGCCGCGGCCAGGCAATGGATCTCGGCTCCAAGGGCAAGCGGCTCACGCTGGAGCAACTGAACACGCTCTGTTATTACAAGACGGGTATCGCGTTCGAGGCGGCGCTGATTATGCCGGCGCTGCTTGCCAAGGCAAGCAGCCAGCAGCTAGATGCATTGAAGTCCTATGCTTATCATGCGGGGATCGCG contains:
- a CDS encoding polyprenyl synthetase family protein, with protein sequence MNEDYHIDPDPCYEQAAHKAGQYFAILLKLAESGGYASVLTEHLRQWQHKHIRRFPWLSLFSRPPQEQGGNSGHYINWLERTGRLDGYLERSVSYMYMRDLGQAVDDPKTQKRIRGMSARVKQRLLSTQSGGLDMLNMAGIYRWAQSEGVESAAMWLISKLHTVAAHIPEQMNAEHAQRKLIKIVFGVVLHAMEEMEEGLEPRERAERISQAIRLGYSYGLTYPFIDDLLDAKVLNVEEKARYSRLIRAALLRGTVPELELENWSDSNRQLVHYVHGELREAFEYIKEQQPAGKRTVFFEQSYVFFHSQELDRVKSLSNPGYTNEELFIPVILKSASSRLVARSVLGTVEEEGFESRTFYYGIYNQLADDFADLDADLEDGAVTPYTYYLTHHDRRPDLLNPFELYWTVVCHLIQHVYKGDTGAREVILDRAINGLKRFKARLGDTAYARRMRLLAPDAPAFNRLVQRMVRRADDVEFLDKLLRDQLAGQLKQDRQHQQLFHETVRKARDQINRMLPLDRPADLPHLEEPLTMAANYSLASGGKRLRPVLTWVVGVQEYGLAAEQLTPLLRSLEYMHTASLIFDDLPTQDNASIRRGQATLHLVHDSATAELTGLLLMQRAVQEQASLQSFDPGAVLALMKYSAQRAEDLCRGQAMDLGSKGKRLTLEQLNTLCYYKTGIAFEAALIMPALLAKASSQQLDALKSYAYHAGIAFQIKDDLLDTEGDGAMLGKPVGQDASNDRSTFVTVLGLDGARRQMWEHYCQAMEALRRFPQRSGFLTQALHYMVHRES